In a single window of the Acidobacteriota bacterium genome:
- a CDS encoding sigma 54-interacting transcriptional regulator, with protein sequence MDEKIVLFARVPHYVLITGERGTGKTTIAHQMHDLSPRSKRDFVSVNCASFTSELLESELFGYERGAFTGAIAAKAGLFEAAQGGTLFLDEIGELSLGLQAKFLKAVEERRIRRVGGTMEREIDVRVVAATSRDLRSMVKNGTFRADLFDRLNILQLETLPLRYQKERIVETFLDQLETDRGTIGLEEPLQIEKEVLVAIQELEWKGNYREIRNFATRLAVETIDEPAITLQVVNSMLSGETRFRSELETADEKENNYLTVTLDPATDDLDSVYIKAAAMFVEHALKRSNGNLRRAARSINTTHSTISRILKKNQERFVTSSNASGSLAAAA encoded by the coding sequence TTGGATGAAAAAATCGTCCTATTCGCCAGAGTTCCGCATTACGTCCTCATTACGGGGGAGAGAGGCACTGGAAAGACAACCATTGCCCACCAAATGCACGATCTTAGTCCCAGGTCGAAACGAGATTTTGTAAGCGTCAACTGCGCCAGTTTTACGTCTGAACTTTTGGAGTCAGAGCTTTTTGGATACGAGCGAGGTGCATTCACCGGTGCAATCGCTGCGAAAGCGGGTTTGTTCGAAGCCGCACAAGGCGGAACACTCTTCCTCGACGAGATCGGAGAACTCTCGCTTGGACTTCAGGCGAAGTTTCTGAAAGCGGTCGAAGAAAGACGCATTCGTCGGGTTGGCGGAACGATGGAACGCGAAATTGATGTGCGGGTTGTTGCTGCGACTTCAAGAGATCTCCGATCAATGGTCAAGAACGGGACATTTAGGGCCGATCTCTTCGACCGTCTGAATATTCTTCAGCTTGAAACCTTGCCGCTTCGTTATCAAAAGGAAAGAATTGTTGAGACATTCCTCGACCAGTTAGAGACCGATAGAGGCACAATAGGGCTGGAGGAGCCTCTACAAATCGAAAAAGAAGTTCTTGTAGCGATCCAGGAACTCGAATGGAAGGGGAACTACAGAGAGATTAGAAATTTCGCAACCCGCCTTGCAGTCGAAACCATTGACGAACCGGCGATCACTCTTCAGGTCGTCAACAGTATGCTAAGTGGAGAGACCAGATTCCGCTCCGAACTAGAAACAGCTGACGAAAAGGAAAACAACTACCTGACCGTCACACTCGACCCGGCGACAGACGATCTTGATAGCGTGTACATCAAGGCCGCCGCAATGTTTGTCGAACACGCCCTAAAACGCTCAAACGGAAATCTGCGCCGGGCCGCGCGTTCGATCAACACCACTCATTCAACTATCTCCCGCATTCTGAAAAAGAATCAGGAACGGTTTGTGACGTCGTCAAACGCATCCGGCTCACTTGCGGCTGCGGCGTAA
- a CDS encoding strawberry notch family protein → MYSIQERSSEGLPATVLIPSNGTGTVEQTQDDLEIQVYSPRFITGGSPHPGVIVEPPGLANVEPPPIRYRPRLPRCLSETGKLSAMQVERIVYAGQAHEQTLADGSRAGISIGDGTGTGKTATLAGIVLDNWFQGRRRAVWFSVKADLIEAVSDEFKRLGLTPPIRLINDFTADQEIDIHEGIVFCTYRSLIARSKKGNKRLDQITRWLGPTGVVIFDEGHKAKYAFADDRGKSTQTGAAVLEIQNPEKFPDVRVVYSSATSAGEVRHLAYMSRLGLWGEGTNFPLGFEQFAEEIESGGVGALEMVCRDLKAMGRYLCGNLSMGTDPESGLSVEFREVIHKLTPAQRMMYDNMAQGWQEVFRNIHRALDLTNSGKATRSSALNQFWAEHQRCFRNLITAFKVPTLIREIEGALGRKESIVVSITGTGESQTKKQIERAADQEEAIDSLDFSPRETLTRLVANCFPTACFQERTNPYSGTIEYIPLVDANGEQVESRAALQLRAELLDKLSILEVPEHPLDQLVNYFGVENIAEMTGRKKRLIRTANGTLEYRPRQLAGVPSKLINLHEKNAFQNGDKRIAVMSEVASTGDSLHAGKSVGNQQRRLHIAAELKWSADKQIQDFGRTHRTGQVAPPVYLLVFTELGGEKRFSSTIARRLGNMGALTKGDRRAEKAGNLDKYNLESREGRSALSVVLTGIMKGREIEGLDDPKQALRDMGLVKTVDGDEQIPDSEKTNIPRFLNRLLSLEVDRQNALFDYFYSTFLETIEYLKQKGKLDDGMEDLKAMSVVISGSPQVLNSDPLTGAKTVYYKLELKVATTPARYLDMAASEIHQFYQDRRDGSFIAVRKTLSHTDPETGERYQMFSITKPFGRNVAYLRENELNQRYRIVPKTRAEDWWIEEENKIPEFENRTVHILSGALLPIWKYLKTLSHDALNIVRTTTDGGTRLVGVKISEEWLRDIRQHFGLRSSIPTTANEVLRVVDFEKNSVDLIGDITVRSARFQGQLLTEICPSTFEQIRELRGMGLVNIVQHGKQRFFLPEELPWLALERVLLLYPPESTSISFLPELQAATEKLTKQEPVILPEWLIEPALESVTSLGGSAKVFVDQNGIPLINETFAM, encoded by the coding sequence ATGTATTCCATTCAAGAACGAAGTTCGGAAGGGCTTCCTGCGACTGTACTAATTCCGAGTAATGGGACGGGAACAGTAGAACAAACCCAAGATGATCTCGAAATTCAAGTTTACTCGCCGCGATTTATTACCGGTGGTTCGCCACATCCGGGAGTGATCGTCGAACCACCCGGTCTTGCCAACGTCGAACCACCGCCGATCCGGTACCGGCCACGCTTGCCGAGATGTCTATCTGAAACGGGAAAGCTATCGGCCATGCAGGTGGAGCGAATAGTCTACGCTGGACAGGCGCACGAGCAGACGCTGGCGGACGGATCGCGAGCGGGCATCAGCATCGGAGACGGAACCGGAACGGGTAAGACTGCGACATTAGCTGGAATAGTTCTCGATAACTGGTTTCAGGGAAGACGGCGGGCTGTTTGGTTTTCTGTAAAGGCGGATCTTATCGAAGCAGTTTCCGATGAATTCAAACGACTTGGCCTGACGCCACCGATCAGGCTAATCAATGACTTTACAGCCGATCAGGAGATAGACATTCATGAAGGAATAGTTTTCTGCACGTATCGATCGCTAATAGCCAGATCGAAAAAGGGCAATAAACGGCTCGATCAAATTACACGATGGCTTGGACCCACCGGAGTCGTGATCTTCGATGAAGGGCACAAGGCTAAGTACGCTTTTGCCGACGACCGCGGCAAATCGACACAGACCGGAGCAGCCGTACTTGAGATCCAGAATCCTGAGAAGTTCCCGGATGTGAGAGTTGTCTATTCCTCTGCAACCTCGGCGGGTGAGGTTAGACATCTCGCTTACATGTCGCGGCTTGGTTTATGGGGCGAGGGGACTAACTTTCCGCTAGGGTTTGAACAGTTCGCCGAAGAAATCGAGTCTGGCGGTGTCGGGGCGCTGGAAATGGTATGCCGCGACCTTAAGGCGATGGGACGATACCTATGCGGCAACCTAAGTATGGGAACCGATCCCGAGTCGGGCCTGTCGGTCGAATTTCGTGAGGTCATTCATAAACTCACTCCCGCTCAGCGAATGATGTACGACAATATGGCCCAAGGCTGGCAGGAAGTTTTTCGCAATATTCATCGAGCCCTTGATCTAACCAACTCCGGCAAGGCGACCCGAAGCAGTGCTCTAAATCAATTCTGGGCTGAGCATCAACGCTGCTTTCGCAATCTGATCACGGCATTTAAGGTGCCGACTCTTATCCGAGAGATCGAAGGTGCTCTCGGCAGAAAAGAGTCCATTGTGGTGTCGATAACGGGCACGGGTGAGAGCCAGACCAAGAAGCAGATAGAGCGGGCGGCGGATCAGGAAGAGGCTATCGATAGCCTCGATTTTAGTCCAAGAGAAACTCTTACACGACTCGTCGCAAATTGTTTCCCGACCGCGTGCTTCCAGGAAAGAACCAATCCATATAGCGGAACTATAGAATACATCCCTCTCGTTGACGCAAACGGCGAGCAGGTTGAGAGTCGTGCAGCTTTGCAACTAAGAGCCGAGCTATTGGATAAGCTTTCAATTCTGGAAGTTCCTGAGCATCCGCTTGATCAACTCGTGAATTACTTCGGGGTAGAGAATATTGCAGAGATGACCGGTCGGAAGAAACGCTTGATCCGAACAGCGAATGGCACATTGGAGTATCGGCCGCGACAACTCGCTGGTGTCCCTTCAAAGCTTATCAACCTGCATGAAAAGAATGCTTTTCAGAATGGTGACAAACGGATCGCGGTCATGTCCGAAGTGGCATCGACAGGGGACAGCCTTCATGCAGGCAAGTCCGTTGGGAATCAGCAGAGACGTCTCCATATCGCTGCGGAGCTAAAATGGTCCGCCGATAAACAGATCCAGGATTTCGGGCGTACTCATCGCACAGGACAGGTCGCACCGCCAGTCTACCTGCTCGTCTTCACGGAACTCGGCGGTGAGAAAAGATTCTCCTCAACTATCGCCCGAAGGCTTGGTAATATGGGAGCCCTTACAAAGGGCGACCGCCGTGCCGAAAAGGCCGGTAATCTTGATAAATATAACCTTGAATCGAGAGAAGGGCGTTCGGCGTTAAGTGTTGTACTCACTGGCATCATGAAAGGCCGGGAGATCGAGGGGCTCGATGATCCGAAACAGGCGCTGAGGGATATGGGGCTTGTTAAAACGGTCGATGGTGACGAGCAGATCCCCGACAGCGAGAAGACCAATATCCCTCGATTCCTAAACAGGCTGCTTTCGCTTGAGGTGGACCGGCAGAATGCTCTCTTCGACTATTTCTATTCAACATTCCTCGAAACAATCGAATATCTAAAACAGAAAGGAAAGCTCGATGATGGGATGGAAGACCTGAAAGCGATGTCAGTCGTCATCTCGGGATCGCCCCAGGTTCTTAATTCAGATCCCCTGACCGGAGCAAAGACGGTTTATTACAAATTGGAACTTAAAGTCGCAACGACGCCGGCCAGATATCTGGACATGGCGGCCAGCGAGATACATCAGTTCTATCAGGACCGGCGAGACGGATCGTTCATAGCGGTGAGAAAAACATTGTCCCATACCGATCCAGAAACAGGGGAGCGGTATCAGATGTTCTCGATAACAAAGCCTTTCGGCCGCAATGTAGCCTATCTTCGCGAGAACGAGTTGAATCAACGGTATCGCATAGTCCCGAAGACCAGAGCGGAAGACTGGTGGATCGAGGAAGAGAACAAGATACCTGAATTTGAGAACAGGACCGTACACATCCTTAGCGGTGCATTGCTTCCTATATGGAAATATCTGAAAACGCTTAGTCACGACGCGTTGAATATAGTTCGGACCACAACAGATGGTGGTACGCGACTGGTCGGAGTAAAAATCTCCGAAGAATGGCTTAGAGATATTCGGCAGCACTTTGGCCTCCGTTCGAGTATTCCAACGACCGCGAACGAGGTGTTGCGTGTTGTCGATTTCGAGAAGAACAGCGTCGATCTGATTGGCGATATCACGGTGCGTTCCGCAAGGTTCCAGGGACAACTTCTTACAGAGATTTGTCCTTCGACCTTTGAACAGATTCGCGAATTGCGGGGAATGGGCCTTGTCAATATTGTTCAGCACGGAAAGCAGAGATTTTTCTTGCCGGAGGAGTTGCCGTGGCTCGCTCTCGAAAGGGTCTTGCTTCTTTATCCGCCCGAATCGACAAGCATATCGTTTCTTCCGGAATTACAGGCCGCAACCGAGAAACTCACAAAACAGGAACCTGTAATCCTACCAGAATGGCTTATCGAACCAGCTCTCGAATCCGTGACCAGTCTCGGCGGCTCCGCGAAAGTGTTTGTAGATCAGAACGGCATTCCGCTAATAAACGAAACATTCGCGATGTAA